The following coding sequences are from one Fibrobacter sp. UWT2 window:
- a CDS encoding FISUMP domain-containing protein, translated as MKGFKWSLFTFVLIASLFSACSTTSSSSSDNPEDTPSSDSKLGSSGSKNGTSSSSYKAESVTDADLVDVEKFAGQKEDTVYAKDGIVYNTLRVGPAIWMNENLRSEEPFEAKSACYEYDEINCSKYGRLYLYNKESNPVAACPEDYTLPSIGLWKELYESDVGFEPVFAGACNKRDTLECDGLKSTVRYLANDDRAIVFDKDSAGHISYKVLDAVDNGFYSVRCVKPRTIVEKMVELPICDNDLVNMPNIYVIEKERSYHCDTYDQQWDETTSGVCLASEEKDFYLMNGGLLVCRNQKWQVATIRDAGEKCTKAELYNEYVLNSTRYVCLDSGWVELKFPASVLGYCREKFYGKVAKTDEDVSYTCDSTGWRKTVVEDVYGECEEDKVYKTYEYDGRKWLCDSTLSWRVANEQEQAMGFCVPSLFDSVRTYNGLFHKCNSVFRYWETVKAVDYLKTCDESTMWDTVQVDSTVYMCNGNQEWQILFNGLAYGLCTDKNLGETKYDEDTKKYYMCGQYSGLSLDNTRNIVTWSWELTIPAGVDLGLCAYDTTYYAPLDDKCYLCTRSFWQSTTLSLDECVN; from the coding sequence ATGAAGGGTTTTAAGTGGTCTTTGTTTACGTTTGTCTTGATTGCAAGCCTTTTCAGCGCCTGTAGCACAACGTCTTCGTCTTCTTCGGATAATCCCGAAGACACTCCGAGTTCGGATAGTAAACTGGGCAGTAGCGGCAGCAAGAACGGGACATCTTCTAGCTCCTATAAGGCTGAAAGCGTGACGGATGCCGATCTTGTGGATGTGGAGAAGTTCGCTGGTCAAAAGGAAGATACGGTCTATGCAAAGGACGGTATCGTTTATAACACGCTCCGCGTGGGTCCGGCAATCTGGATGAACGAAAACCTGCGTTCCGAAGAACCGTTCGAGGCTAAGAGTGCTTGCTACGAATATGATGAAATCAATTGCAGCAAGTACGGTAGACTTTACTTGTATAACAAGGAAAGCAACCCCGTGGCTGCTTGCCCTGAAGACTATACATTGCCCTCTATTGGCTTGTGGAAGGAACTGTACGAAAGCGATGTGGGCTTTGAACCTGTATTTGCCGGAGCTTGCAACAAGCGCGATACGCTGGAATGCGATGGTCTGAAGAGTACGGTGAGGTACTTGGCCAATGATGACCGTGCGATTGTCTTTGACAAGGACAGTGCCGGGCATATCTCCTACAAAGTGCTGGATGCGGTTGATAACGGTTTCTATTCTGTTCGCTGTGTCAAGCCCCGTACCATTGTCGAAAAAATGGTGGAACTTCCGATTTGCGACAATGACTTGGTAAACATGCCGAACATCTACGTGATTGAAAAGGAACGCTCTTACCATTGCGATACCTATGACCAGCAATGGGATGAAACGACAAGCGGCGTCTGCCTCGCTTCTGAAGAGAAGGATTTCTACTTGATGAATGGTGGCTTGCTGGTATGCCGTAACCAGAAATGGCAAGTGGCAACTATTCGAGATGCCGGTGAAAAGTGCACGAAGGCGGAACTGTACAACGAGTATGTCTTGAATTCAACTCGTTATGTCTGCCTCGACAGCGGCTGGGTCGAGCTCAAGTTCCCGGCGTCTGTACTTGGATATTGCCGCGAAAAATTCTACGGTAAGGTGGCCAAGACCGACGAAGATGTATCCTATACCTGCGACTCCACCGGATGGAGAAAAACGGTGGTTGAGGATGTATATGGCGAGTGCGAAGAGGATAAAGTCTACAAGACTTATGAATATGATGGTAGAAAATGGCTGTGTGATTCGACGCTCTCTTGGAGAGTTGCGAATGAGCAAGAACAAGCAATGGGCTTCTGCGTGCCAAGCCTCTTTGATTCCGTCAGAACTTATAATGGACTTTTCCATAAATGCAATTCGGTGTTCAGGTATTGGGAAACTGTAAAAGCGGTAGACTATCTAAAAACATGCGACGAATCTACGATGTGGGATACGGTACAGGTGGATTCGACGGTTTATATGTGCAACGGTAATCAGGAATGGCAGATTCTTTTTAACGGTTTAGCCTACGGTCTTTGCACCGATAAGAATCTCGGCGAAACGAAATATGACGAAGACACGAAAAAATACTACATGTGTGGCCAGTATTCCGGGCTGTCGCTGGACAATACGAGAAATATTGTAACATGGTCTTGGGAATTGACGATTCCTGCCGGCGTTGATTTGGGCTTGTGCGCATATGACACGACCTATTATGCTCCGCTTGATGATAAATGCTATCTCTGCACAAGATCTTTCTGGCAATCTACTACGCTGTCGTTAGATGAATGTGTTAACTGA
- the mfd gene encoding transcription-repair coupling factor, whose protein sequence is MVESLSEFLTFSHSESLNLFNKVETGAIHVNGATVPAASMMVASRFLKKPGPILVVTRDYKSAESWVENLEGLLTEKFVRFFPSIGLKPYEKKVPFEGVLEERLKFFRDVDSDSPFVTVCPLDALLMRLPAPQSVLKECRTLKVGDVLEPASLRPWFMDHGFMEQPVVSGVGEYSIRGCIVDVNCLLYPHPIRIEFFGDEIESIRSFDIFTQRSVEQMKSVQLFPMGEFTVPEREAAKFNGDLSGLWWHRGRYQQLNSSLLDYLPNASLVFEELSALSETASKLYVNYERSFQEIRTVDSDVVEPVRTWFKMGELSKNFVGRASMDLTRVKVDDGNWHELHCKPQAFSSSGTDAVAKEIEEFTAQGGIVYVVAPTAGALNRIKQLLEDLPIEDYIVGNMSEGFWLEDDKVAFLTETRIFNRHSNKTRKRKIAGSVSGALLIESLNRGDFVSHEDHGVGKYLGLVRVNVNGGMVDCALLEYAGGDRLKFPVADLQKIERLDQQETEPKLDRLGSKSWENLKKRVKQKVIQIARDLVELYAKRELIEGYSFPPDGKLQHDFEDAFDYEPTPDQVKATEDIKRDMESRRPMDRLICGDVGFGKTEVAMRAAFKCVVSKKQVVLLVPTTILAAQHYENFMDRFAAFAVNIELVNRYKTAKEKKEIFKRVSEGKVDILIGTHSLLSEKNQFKDLGLLIIDEEQKFGVKQKEKLRELRLAVDTLSMSATPIPRSLHLSMTGVRDISLINTPPVNRLPVETKLMKRDDTIIKQAIEDELARGGQVFVVNDRVQSIETLADDIQRMAPDATVGVAHGQMNDRELENAMEAFLSRKFDILVSTSIIESGLDVPNANTIIIMNAHHFGISQLYQMRGRVGRSSVLAKALLVIPSSHEISPESMRRLKALEQFTDLGSGYQLAMRDLEIRGAGNLLGQEQHGFIAEVGFETYVRLVREAVDMLRGGTAEKPIQTRVEIGVDAYLPEDYIQDGLTRISMYQRIARVTRTDEIETIAQELADRFGPVPEAAKMLLVVTEIGLLAGRLRIQGLVQRKGMLAATFAEFPPPDPRIISEMYANTQFPMRIISGPPLQVVIELGKGNAVELAEKSLKEFRAFAVIKADSVVSASRTN, encoded by the coding sequence ATGGTTGAGTCTCTTTCAGAGTTTCTTACATTTTCGCATTCCGAGTCGCTGAACCTTTTTAACAAGGTGGAAACCGGCGCCATTCATGTGAATGGGGCGACGGTTCCTGCGGCTTCCATGATGGTGGCGTCGCGCTTTTTAAAGAAGCCGGGCCCGATTCTGGTCGTTACGCGGGATTATAAGAGTGCGGAATCCTGGGTAGAAAACCTGGAAGGTCTGCTGACCGAAAAATTTGTCCGCTTTTTTCCCTCGATTGGGCTTAAGCCTTACGAAAAGAAAGTCCCTTTTGAAGGGGTTCTCGAAGAACGCCTCAAATTCTTCAGGGATGTAGATTCCGATAGCCCCTTTGTGACGGTGTGCCCGCTGGATGCCTTGCTGATGCGGCTTCCGGCCCCGCAATCCGTACTGAAGGAATGCAGGACACTCAAGGTGGGCGATGTGTTGGAACCCGCCTCTTTGCGCCCCTGGTTTATGGATCACGGCTTTATGGAACAGCCGGTGGTTTCGGGCGTGGGGGAGTATTCCATTCGCGGCTGCATTGTAGATGTCAACTGCCTTCTGTATCCGCATCCGATCCGTATCGAATTCTTTGGCGACGAAATCGAATCGATTCGTAGCTTCGATATTTTCACGCAGCGTTCCGTAGAACAGATGAAGTCGGTGCAGCTGTTTCCGATGGGCGAATTTACGGTGCCCGAACGTGAAGCGGCGAAGTTCAACGGCGACCTTTCGGGGCTTTGGTGGCACCGTGGCCGCTATCAGCAACTGAACTCAAGTCTACTGGATTATTTGCCGAATGCCTCGCTGGTGTTCGAGGAGTTGTCAGCCCTTTCGGAGACAGCGTCGAAGCTGTATGTGAATTACGAACGGTCTTTCCAGGAAATCCGTACGGTCGATAGCGATGTGGTGGAACCAGTGCGTACCTGGTTCAAGATGGGCGAGCTTTCGAAGAATTTCGTGGGTCGCGCCTCGATGGATTTGACCCGCGTCAAGGTCGATGACGGCAACTGGCATGAGCTGCATTGTAAGCCGCAGGCGTTTTCGTCGAGCGGTACCGATGCGGTCGCTAAAGAAATCGAAGAATTTACGGCGCAGGGGGGCATCGTTTATGTGGTGGCTCCGACGGCTGGCGCCTTGAACCGCATTAAGCAACTGCTCGAAGACCTGCCGATAGAAGATTACATTGTCGGCAACATGTCCGAAGGCTTTTGGCTCGAAGACGATAAGGTCGCCTTCCTTACCGAGACCCGCATATTCAACCGCCATTCTAACAAGACCCGCAAGCGTAAAATAGCAGGCTCCGTTTCGGGCGCGCTCCTGATTGAATCGCTGAACCGTGGCGACTTCGTGTCGCATGAAGATCATGGTGTCGGTAAGTACCTGGGACTTGTCCGCGTGAATGTGAACGGCGGCATGGTAGACTGCGCCTTGCTGGAATACGCCGGTGGAGACCGCCTCAAGTTCCCTGTCGCAGACCTTCAGAAAATTGAACGCCTGGACCAGCAGGAAACCGAACCGAAGCTTGATCGCCTCGGTAGCAAGAGCTGGGAAAATCTTAAGAAGCGTGTCAAGCAGAAGGTCATTCAGATTGCCCGCGATTTGGTGGAACTGTATGCCAAACGCGAGCTAATTGAAGGTTACAGCTTCCCGCCCGATGGTAAGTTGCAGCACGATTTCGAAGACGCCTTTGACTACGAGCCGACTCCCGACCAGGTGAAGGCTACCGAAGATATCAAGCGCGATATGGAAAGCCGCCGCCCGATGGATCGCCTAATCTGCGGCGACGTGGGCTTTGGTAAAACCGAAGTGGCGATGCGTGCGGCGTTTAAGTGCGTCGTGAGCAAGAAGCAAGTGGTGCTCCTGGTACCGACCACGATTCTCGCGGCGCAGCATTACGAAAACTTTATGGACCGTTTCGCGGCATTCGCCGTGAACATTGAGCTTGTCAACCGCTACAAGACCGCCAAGGAAAAGAAGGAAATCTTCAAGCGTGTGAGCGAAGGTAAAGTCGATATTCTGATTGGCACGCACAGCCTGCTTTCTGAAAAGAATCAGTTTAAGGATTTGGGCCTTCTGATTATCGACGAAGAACAGAAATTCGGCGTGAAGCAGAAAGAGAAGCTCCGCGAGCTTCGCCTTGCTGTAGATACCTTGAGTATGAGCGCTACGCCGATTCCGCGTTCGCTACACTTGAGTATGACAGGTGTGCGCGATATTTCGCTCATCAATACGCCGCCGGTGAACCGCTTGCCTGTAGAAACCAAGCTGATGAAGCGTGACGACACCATTATCAAGCAGGCGATTGAAGACGAATTGGCTCGCGGTGGCCAGGTGTTTGTGGTGAATGACCGTGTTCAAAGCATTGAGACTTTGGCCGATGACATCCAGAGGATGGCTCCCGATGCGACCGTGGGCGTGGCTCATGGCCAGATGAACGACCGTGAACTTGAAAATGCCATGGAGGCGTTCCTGTCTCGAAAGTTCGATATTCTGGTAAGTACCAGCATTATTGAATCTGGGCTGGATGTGCCTAATGCGAATACCATTATCATCATGAACGCACATCACTTTGGCATTAGTCAGCTGTACCAGATGCGTGGTCGCGTTGGCCGCAGCAGTGTACTTGCAAAGGCGCTGTTGGTGATTCCGTCGTCGCATGAAATTTCGCCGGAATCCATGCGCCGCTTGAAGGCGTTGGAACAGTTTACCGATTTGGGAAGCGGCTACCAGCTTGCCATGCGCGACTTGGAAATCCGCGGAGCAGGCAACTTGCTTGGCCAGGAGCAGCATGGCTTTATTGCAGAAGTCGGCTTCGAAACTTATGTGCGCCTGGTGCGCGAGGCTGTGGACATGTTGCGTGGCGGTACTGCCGAAAAGCCGATACAGACCCGTGTGGAAATCGGCGTGGATGCTTACCTGCCGGAAGACTACATCCAGGACGGCCTCACTCGAATATCGATGTACCAGCGCATTGCCCGCGTGACTCGTACCGACGAAATCGAAACGATTGCCCAGGAACTGGCGGACCGCTTTGGCCCTGTGCCCGAAGCGGCGAAGATGCTTTTGGTGGTGACCGAAATCGGTCTTTTGGCGGGGCGCTTGCGTATTCAAGGGTTGGTGCAGCGCAAGGGAATGCTTGCGGCTACGTTCGCCGAATTCCCGCCGCCGGATCCGCGCATTATCAGCGAAATGTATGCCAATACCCAGTTCCCCATGCGAATCATTAGTGGCCCGCCTCTGCAGGTGGTGATTGAACTCGGTAAGGGAAATGCTGTAGAACTAGCCGAAAAGTCCCTGAAGGAATTCCGGGCCTTTGCTGTGATTAAAGCTGATTCGGTGGTGTCCGCATCACGGACGAATTAG
- a CDS encoding TatD family hydrolase gives MYDFHLHLARLPQPATLARTLLKKGLHFNAIACEPWEWEILQKMDSSLFEGSTRNYGIHPMVAGNVTEADWERLESLLDNYPDAGVGECGLDKRYDGYAEGGLQEQVFKRQVMLASEFRRDLHVHCVGDYNRILQILKECDFPGKPKRGHAPAHIVFHRFGGDNSVVLAAQKMNPIFSLHQDSFHKKCTLDAIPKIPAEQMHFETDADETFVAANMLKNESADKIAEALIEHLKETEHLIRP, from the coding sequence ATGTACGACTTCCATCTACATTTGGCTAGGTTACCCCAGCCCGCAACACTCGCCAGGACCCTTCTCAAGAAGGGGCTGCACTTCAATGCCATCGCCTGCGAGCCCTGGGAATGGGAAATCCTGCAGAAGATGGATTCCTCCCTTTTTGAAGGTTCTACCCGCAATTACGGCATTCACCCGATGGTGGCCGGTAACGTGACTGAAGCCGACTGGGAACGCCTGGAATCGCTTTTAGACAACTACCCCGATGCTGGAGTCGGCGAATGCGGTCTCGACAAACGCTACGACGGCTACGCCGAGGGCGGCCTTCAAGAACAAGTTTTTAAGCGTCAGGTGATGCTTGCCAGCGAGTTCCGCCGTGACCTGCACGTTCATTGCGTAGGCGACTACAACCGCATTCTGCAAATTCTGAAGGAATGCGATTTCCCCGGCAAACCCAAACGCGGTCATGCCCCCGCCCACATCGTATTCCACCGCTTCGGCGGCGACAATTCCGTTGTGCTGGCGGCACAGAAAATGAATCCCATTTTCTCGTTGCATCAGGATTCCTTCCACAAGAAATGCACCCTCGATGCCATCCCGAAAATTCCGGCGGAACAGATGCATTTCGAAACCGACGCCGACGAGACCTTTGTCGCCGCAAACATGCTCAAGAACGAATCTGCAGATAAAATCGCAGAAGCCCTCATCGAGCATTTAAAAGAAACAGAACACCTAATTCGTCCGTGA
- a CDS encoding PIN domain-containing protein, which translates to MNKALEKSRVLFLDTGAVVRLLQMHPDYYPVVSSVLDFAYENNVTVLVSNVTLFELSKKAFAAGEGLLSRQYREFFEHSRNVKACEISGEIAVKAAEFAGAKKLGTEESLRLATAYVCGADCILTDCAAFRDMTDIPVVTLDEVE; encoded by the coding sequence ATGAATAAGGCGCTTGAAAAGTCGAGAGTCCTCTTTCTGGATACAGGCGCCGTGGTGCGCTTGCTGCAGATGCACCCGGATTATTATCCGGTCGTGTCCTCGGTTCTTGACTTCGCCTACGAAAACAATGTGACCGTTTTAGTATCGAACGTTACTTTGTTTGAACTTTCGAAGAAGGCCTTTGCCGCTGGCGAAGGCCTTTTGTCTCGTCAGTACCGCGAATTCTTTGAACATTCCCGCAATGTCAAGGCTTGCGAGATCTCCGGTGAAATTGCGGTGAAGGCTGCTGAATTTGCCGGTGCAAAGAAGCTTGGAACCGAAGAATCCCTGCGTCTGGCAACCGCTTATGTTTGTGGAGCAGATTGCATTCTGACGGACTGTGCGGCGTTCCGTGACATGACCGACATTCCCGTTGTCACGCTCGACGAAGTAGAATAG
- a CDS encoding YraN family protein — translation MFQDTPKKLNRPKGNYIETLASAYLSREGYQILARNYAYQGGELDIVARDGETIVFVEVKSVWNNQQGNPAARVNALKQKKIWKTACHFLVTQKEETPKGFETPCRFDVLTARAYQKPLQFVHYKNAFEGTQVIPQV, via the coding sequence ATGTTTCAAGATACACCTAAAAAATTGAATCGCCCCAAAGGCAACTACATCGAGACTCTAGCCTCGGCATACTTGAGTCGCGAAGGCTACCAGATTCTCGCCCGCAATTACGCCTACCAAGGCGGCGAATTGGACATTGTCGCTCGCGACGGAGAAACGATTGTCTTTGTAGAAGTCAAATCCGTATGGAACAACCAGCAAGGGAATCCTGCCGCACGCGTAAACGCCTTAAAGCAAAAGAAAATTTGGAAGACCGCATGCCACTTTCTAGTCACACAGAAAGAAGAAACTCCCAAGGGATTTGAAACGCCTTGCCGCTTTGACGTGCTGACCGCAAGAGCCTACCAAAAGCCGCTACAGTTCGTGCATTACAAAAATGCCTTCGAAGGAACGCAAGTAATACCGCAAGTATAA
- a CDS encoding serine/threonine-protein kinase produces the protein MIAPQKSEVFPRPFNENYDLIGTLGKGGMGNVYKALDKRLGREVAFKILDASSDEEAIKRFYMEAQAMKELDHQNIVHVFDFGQEKNQLFIAMTYVEGINLADILHKKEQLSFEAIEVIIRQIARGLLYAHSKGIVHRDVKPSNIMLTRDNRVYIMDFGISYIQEMEKDRLTRTGMTMGTPEYMSPEQCHGDNVTIQSDIYSMGVILFEMTCGRLPFEGNRPVEIALKHVQEQPPAPELFRKDMPPGLSKLILKCLRKKLNERFHDMQEFLDACDQVFPTEKTAQRPTMGHTPLRRRTASIAEMANIITPRARMLQKKLTALAIFIFPLIIMLLILLMLTHKPESTLRELEWNDALGNFETKQLEIDISGGYPLDNLNDNDLKTAWLYTMPQKPQNPVLTLYFDGNAIVTHFGIAIGYQKSVDDAFGDRFRIFKKPKMITLETKDGFKQKVKLENIRGMQYPNIQAMETSELKVYLDDVYEAENEDFAISEIRLLGMELP, from the coding sequence ATGATCGCCCCGCAAAAGTCTGAAGTATTTCCGCGTCCTTTTAACGAAAACTACGACCTCATTGGCACCCTCGGTAAGGGGGGCATGGGAAATGTTTACAAAGCCCTAGACAAGAGGCTCGGACGCGAAGTCGCATTCAAGATTTTGGACGCCTCTTCCGATGAAGAAGCGATCAAGCGTTTCTATATGGAAGCGCAAGCCATGAAGGAACTGGACCACCAGAATATCGTTCACGTATTCGACTTCGGTCAAGAAAAGAACCAGCTCTTTATTGCCATGACTTATGTGGAAGGCATTAACCTTGCCGACATTCTGCACAAGAAGGAACAGCTTTCGTTCGAAGCAATCGAAGTCATTATCCGCCAAATTGCACGCGGACTTCTTTACGCTCATAGCAAGGGCATTGTTCATCGCGACGTAAAACCCTCGAACATCATGCTTACCCGCGACAACCGAGTCTACATCATGGACTTCGGCATTTCCTACATCCAGGAAATGGAAAAGGACAGACTCACGCGCACGGGCATGACTATGGGCACGCCCGAATACATGAGCCCTGAACAGTGCCACGGCGATAACGTGACCATTCAGTCTGACATTTACAGCATGGGCGTGATTCTTTTCGAAATGACCTGCGGCCGTCTCCCCTTCGAAGGCAATCGCCCGGTAGAAATCGCCTTGAAGCACGTTCAGGAACAGCCGCCTGCACCGGAACTTTTCCGCAAGGACATGCCCCCCGGACTTTCGAAGTTGATTCTCAAGTGCTTAAGGAAAAAACTGAACGAACGTTTCCACGACATGCAAGAATTTTTGGACGCCTGCGACCAAGTGTTCCCTACCGAAAAGACGGCTCAGCGCCCCACCATGGGCCACACGCCGCTCCGCCGCCGCACGGCTTCCATTGCCGAAATGGCAAACATCATTACGCCGCGCGCCCGCATGCTCCAAAAAAAGCTCACGGCTCTTGCCATCTTCATTTTCCCGCTCATCATCATGCTCTTAATTTTGCTGATGCTGACGCACAAGCCCGAAAGTACCTTGCGCGAACTGGAATGGAACGACGCTCTCGGAAATTTTGAAACGAAGCAGTTGGAAATCGACATTTCCGGTGGCTACCCGTTAGACAACTTAAACGACAACGACCTTAAGACGGCGTGGCTCTACACGATGCCGCAAAAGCCGCAGAATCCGGTACTCACGCTCTACTTTGACGGCAACGCCATCGTAACACACTTCGGTATCGCAATCGGTTACCAGAAGTCTGTAGACGACGCCTTCGGCGACCGCTTCCGCATTTTCAAGAAGCCCAAGATGATTACGCTTGAAACTAAGGACGGATTCAAGCAGAAGGTCAAGCTTGAAAACATCCGCGGCATGCAATACCCCAACATCCAGGCTATGGAAACGAGCGAACTCAAGGTCTACCTTGACGACGTCTACGAAGCCGAAAACGAAGACTTCGCTATCTCGGAAATTCGCCTGTTGGGCATGGAACTTCCCTAA
- a CDS encoding ATP-binding cassette domain-containing protein, translating to MQSFRIITPQIGEPFTIGRKPDNSLVLDNPMVSRYHAVLEFEDKHWNLKSLTQNSVTQVNGNDVESAVLEDGDTILIGPLQLRATLKHGSLQLLLMESVERDLVQTKSLNGNWETLDSLHMDIPEGCSARVHAGKAEISFKDKIVNIQGKSTRLLQLDEGKMIRLPGCTMSFAQGELTCKNLPLGFDVEVENLDVFAGKKQLLKGIDFKLHAGEILAIIGRSGQGKSTLLRLLQGKHKSGKDSFVSIGKLDYRNEEIRKHIAFLEQDPELRRDLTVRETLLDGARVGMSKLDFRRNSQGRLEKFSELFGLSARLDNPIRTLSGGECRRVALAKELMGNPGLIVLDEPLSGLDPYNSKILCTHLKQLAFLGHTIILTTHSYEALEIADKILVLHQGQQAFFGSPKEAYNYFESDDPETILTNLNDETATQWKTVQQKRVTAPIRSTSALETLIPSYFPKTRLSPVFLYKLSITAKQWFRDKGKFLTLLLQPLIIGFLFSQIFSNLTSLWIVAFAIILSANWLSLSLSIREIVQEKEILQAEFRKGVPILSTLLAKAVLPTLVAFIQTLIVFAFVGFRTHIWPTPPMLLAVVLLMVLPPVAVGLAVSSLSKNAGQANAMLPLLIIPQVALAGALVPLDQMQAIGRALSTVIWSRYNQASLLNLLLERKDAIENTILALGITLCFYIVVAIKLNWSKKAK from the coding sequence ATGCAGTCTTTTAGAATCATCACTCCGCAGATTGGCGAGCCGTTTACCATCGGTCGCAAGCCAGACAACTCTCTGGTGCTGGACAACCCGATGGTTTCGCGCTACCATGCGGTGCTGGAATTCGAAGACAAGCATTGGAACTTAAAGAGCCTTACGCAAAATAGCGTGACTCAGGTGAACGGCAACGATGTAGAATCCGCTGTCCTCGAAGACGGCGACACCATTCTCATTGGCCCCTTGCAGCTCCGCGCCACCCTCAAGCACGGAAGCCTACAGCTACTGCTCATGGAATCGGTGGAACGGGACCTGGTGCAGACCAAAAGCCTGAACGGCAACTGGGAAACTCTGGACAGTCTGCACATGGACATTCCCGAAGGATGCTCCGCCAGAGTCCATGCCGGAAAAGCAGAAATCAGCTTTAAGGACAAGATCGTCAACATCCAAGGAAAATCTACCCGCCTGCTCCAGCTGGACGAAGGCAAAATGATTCGCCTTCCGGGCTGTACCATGAGTTTTGCCCAAGGCGAACTCACCTGCAAGAACTTGCCGCTCGGATTCGACGTAGAAGTCGAAAACTTGGATGTCTTTGCCGGAAAAAAGCAGTTGCTCAAGGGCATCGACTTCAAGCTGCACGCCGGAGAAATTCTTGCGATTATCGGGCGCTCGGGCCAAGGCAAGTCTACCCTTTTGCGTTTGCTGCAAGGCAAGCATAAGAGCGGAAAAGATTCCTTCGTCAGTATCGGAAAACTCGATTACCGCAACGAAGAAATCCGAAAGCACATTGCCTTCTTGGAGCAAGACCCGGAACTGCGCCGCGACTTGACCGTCAGGGAGACGCTTTTGGACGGTGCCCGCGTCGGGATGTCGAAGCTTGACTTCAGGCGGAATTCTCAGGGGCGACTCGAAAAGTTCAGCGAACTTTTCGGGCTGAGCGCAAGACTCGATAACCCCATTCGCACGCTCAGCGGCGGCGAATGCCGCCGAGTCGCCCTCGCCAAGGAACTTATGGGGAATCCGGGGCTGATTGTTCTCGACGAACCGCTTTCGGGACTCGATCCCTACAATTCCAAGATTCTCTGCACCCACTTAAAGCAGCTCGCCTTCCTCGGACACACGATTATCCTGACGACGCACAGCTACGAGGCCCTCGAAATCGCCGACAAGATTCTCGTTCTGCACCAGGGGCAGCAGGCCTTCTTCGGAAGCCCCAAGGAAGCCTACAACTACTTCGAAAGTGACGATCCCGAAACGATCCTCACGAATCTGAACGACGAAACAGCCACCCAGTGGAAAACGGTCCAGCAAAAGCGCGTTACCGCACCAATCAGAAGCACCTCGGCTCTTGAAACGCTGATTCCCAGCTATTTTCCCAAGACCCGATTGTCTCCCGTGTTCCTGTACAAGCTTTCGATTACCGCGAAGCAATGGTTTAGGGACAAGGGCAAGTTCCTCACGCTCCTTTTGCAGCCCCTCATTATCGGATTCCTTTTCTCGCAGATATTCTCGAACTTGACATCGCTTTGGATTGTGGCATTTGCCATCATCCTCTCGGCAAACTGGCTTTCGCTCTCCCTTTCGATCCGAGAAATCGTACAGGAAAAAGAAATCTTGCAGGCCGAATTCCGTAAAGGCGTACCCATTCTTTCAACACTCCTAGCCAAAGCGGTGCTCCCCACCTTAGTCGCCTTCATACAAACATTGATTGTATTTGCCTTTGTCGGATTCCGTACACACATTTGGCCCACTCCCCCGATGCTTTTGGCCGTTGTTTTGCTGATGGTTCTCCCGCCTGTCGCCGTGGGACTTGCCGTGAGTTCGCTTTCCAAAAACGCCGGACAGGCAAACGCCATGCTCCCGCTCCTGATTATTCCGCAGGTCGCCTTGGCAGGAGCCTTGGTTCCCTTGGACCAAATGCAAGCCATTGGCCGCGCCCTTTCAACCGTCATTTGGTCCCGTTACAACCAGGCAAGCCTTTTGAATCTGCTCCTAGAGCGCAAAGACGCTATCGAAAACACAATTCTTGCCCTCGGCATCACATTATGTTTTTATATTGTGGTTGCAATAAAACTAAACTGGTCTAAGAAAGCAAAATGA